A DNA window from Bacillota bacterium contains the following coding sequences:
- a CDS encoding response regulator transcription factor, whose protein sequence is MRRLVRTLVVDDSPLARKAVRAVLAEAPDFVVVAEAGSGEEAVALAGELAPDLVLMDVRMPGIGGIEATRRLRALSPASTVVMLSVSSDVADLFEAIRNGAQGYLLKNLEPGHWLEYLRQVALGEAPVSREIASRIVAEFASSNPVPGREEALPRLSERENEVLRLTAAGLSNEEIALRLHLAPATVKNHLRNILAKLHLRNRTQLASYAYRQGLVRPLPAAGPAAEPPAAPRARPWRRAFPGGKNR, encoded by the coding sequence GTGCGTAGGCTGGTGCGGACGCTGGTGGTGGACGACAGCCCGCTCGCCCGGAAGGCCGTCCGCGCGGTCCTGGCCGAGGCGCCCGACTTCGTCGTCGTGGCCGAGGCGGGCTCGGGTGAGGAGGCGGTAGCGCTGGCTGGCGAGCTGGCGCCCGACCTGGTGCTGATGGACGTGCGCATGCCCGGCATCGGCGGCATCGAGGCGACGCGCCGCCTGCGGGCGCTCTCGCCCGCCTCTACCGTGGTCATGCTCAGCGTCTCCAGCGACGTGGCCGACCTCTTCGAGGCCATCCGCAACGGCGCCCAGGGCTACCTGCTCAAGAACCTGGAGCCGGGTCACTGGCTGGAGTACCTGCGCCAGGTGGCGCTGGGCGAGGCGCCCGTCTCGCGCGAGATCGCCAGCCGGATCGTGGCCGAGTTCGCCTCCTCCAACCCCGTGCCCGGACGCGAGGAGGCGCTGCCCCGGCTGAGCGAGCGGGAGAACGAGGTGCTTCGGCTGACCGCGGCCGGCCTCTCCAACGAGGAGATCGCCCTCCGCCTCCACCTTGCGCCCGCCACGGTGAAGAACCACCTGCGCAACATCCTGGCCAAGCTCCACCTGCGCAACCGGACGCAGCTGGCCTCCTACGCCTACCGTCAGGGTCTCGTCCGCCCCCTGCCCGCGGCCGGCCCGGCGGCGGAGCCGCCCGCCGCCCCGCGCGCCAG